The Actinomycetes bacterium genome has a segment encoding these proteins:
- a CDS encoding fasciclin domain-containing protein, which produces MRLRNAVAVVSTLALGAGAVLATAPAASAAQGNRSLAKVLTSDGNRFDKKAGDFDIATEAVLAVVKAKPGSPVAVLADGKTRVTAFVPTDRAFKALVFDLTGTWFYKERKAFAAAASLGIDTIETVLLYHVVAGKTLTAAKVLEADGASVATAQGGSVTIDVLDPTRGVVRLQDADPDDVDPATIPRLLNLNKGNKQVAHGIDYVLRPVDL; this is translated from the coding sequence ATGCGTCTACGCAATGCCGTTGCTGTCGTCTCGACCCTCGCTCTCGGTGCCGGCGCCGTCCTGGCGACCGCCCCGGCCGCCAGCGCCGCCCAGGGCAACCGGTCCCTGGCCAAGGTCCTCACCTCGGACGGCAACCGGTTCGACAAGAAGGCCGGCGACTTCGACATCGCCACCGAGGCCGTGCTCGCGGTCGTCAAGGCCAAGCCCGGCTCGCCGGTCGCCGTCCTGGCGGACGGCAAGACCCGGGTCACCGCGTTCGTGCCGACCGACCGGGCCTTCAAGGCGCTGGTCTTCGACCTGACCGGCACCTGGTTCTACAAGGAGCGCAAGGCCTTCGCGGCCGCCGCCTCGCTCGGCATCGACACCATCGAGACCGTCCTGCTCTACCACGTCGTGGCCGGCAAGACCCTGACCGCCGCCAAGGTCCTGGAAGCCGACGGCGCCTCGGTCGCGACCGCGCAGGGTGGCTCGGTCACGATCGACGTGCTCGACCCCACCCGTGGCGTGGTCCGGCTCCAGGACGCCGACCCCGACGACGTGGATCCGGCCACGATTCCGAGGTTGCTGAACCTCAACAAGGGCAACAAGCAGGTTGCGCACGGGATCGACTACGTGCTGCGCCCGGTGGACCTGTAG
- a CDS encoding 3-deoxy-7-phosphoheptulonate synthase class II codes for MPARPAALAAQQPTWPDPLVLDEVVAELRTLPPLVFAGECDQLTERLGAVARGEAFLLQGGDCAETFVDATADSIRNKIKTLLQMAVVLTYGARVPVVKVGRIAGQFAKPRSADLETRDGISLPAYRGDAVNGLEFTAEARAHDPRRLLRVYHSSAATLNLLRAFTQGGFADLREVHAWNRGFVRGNQAHQRYEAMARDIDRALAFMHACGVDPDAFRTVDLYSSHEALLLDYERALTRTDSRTGQPYDVSAHLVWIGERTRAIDGAHVEFAASVRNPVAVKLGPTTTPEEALALVDRLNPDDQAGRLTFVSRMGAAQVRDALPPLVDKVTASGATVAWVCDPMHGNTYDAPDGRKTRRFDDVIEEVRGFFEVHRALGTHPGGLHMELTGDDVTECIGGSGGLGETDLPLRYQTACDPRLNHGQSLELAFLVAEMLAER; via the coding sequence GTGCCCGCCCGCCCCGCCGCGCTCGCCGCGCAGCAGCCGACCTGGCCGGACCCGCTCGTCCTGGACGAGGTGGTCGCCGAGCTGCGCACGCTGCCGCCGCTGGTGTTCGCCGGCGAGTGCGACCAGCTGACCGAGCGGCTCGGCGCGGTCGCTCGCGGCGAGGCGTTCCTGCTGCAGGGCGGTGACTGCGCCGAGACCTTCGTCGACGCGACCGCCGACTCCATCCGCAACAAGATCAAGACGCTGCTGCAGATGGCGGTCGTCCTCACCTACGGGGCCCGCGTCCCGGTGGTCAAGGTGGGTCGGATCGCGGGGCAGTTCGCCAAGCCGCGCAGCGCCGACCTGGAGACGCGCGACGGCATCAGCCTGCCGGCGTACCGCGGTGACGCCGTCAACGGCCTGGAGTTCACCGCCGAGGCGCGAGCCCACGACCCCCGCCGGCTGCTCCGGGTCTACCACTCGTCGGCCGCGACCCTGAACCTGCTGCGGGCCTTCACCCAAGGAGGCTTCGCCGACCTGCGCGAGGTGCACGCGTGGAACCGCGGCTTCGTCCGGGGCAACCAGGCGCACCAGCGCTACGAGGCGATGGCCCGCGACATCGACCGCGCGCTGGCCTTCATGCACGCGTGCGGCGTCGACCCGGACGCTTTCCGGACCGTGGACCTCTACTCGTCGCACGAGGCCCTGCTGCTCGACTACGAGCGCGCGCTCACCCGCACCGACTCACGGACCGGACAGCCCTACGACGTCTCGGCCCACCTGGTCTGGATCGGGGAGCGGACCCGCGCGATCGACGGTGCGCACGTCGAGTTCGCCGCGTCGGTGCGCAACCCGGTGGCCGTCAAGCTCGGGCCGACGACGACGCCCGAGGAGGCGCTGGCCCTGGTGGACCGCCTCAACCCGGACGACCAGGCCGGTCGGCTGACCTTCGTCAGCCGGATGGGTGCCGCCCAGGTCCGCGACGCGCTGCCGCCGCTGGTCGACAAGGTCACGGCGAGCGGGGCGACCGTCGCGTGGGTCTGCGACCCGATGCACGGCAACACGTACGACGCGCCCGACGGCCGCAAGACCCGCCGCTTCGACGACGTGATCGAGGAGGTTCGCGGCTTCTTCGAGGTGCACCGCGCTCTTGGGACCCACCCGGGCGGGCTGCACATGGAGCTGACCGGCGACGACGTCACGGAGTGCATCGGCGGCTCCGGCGGGCTCGGCGAGACCGACCTGCCGCTGCGCTATCAGACCGCGTGCGACCCACGGCTCAACCACGGCCAGTCGCTGGAGCTCGCCTTCCTCGTCGCGGAGATGCTGGCCGAGCGCTGA
- a CDS encoding SpoIIE family protein phosphatase: MTAQREDALQRFYGALLEDDAEQLYDSAPCGYLSTMPDGTVTKVNQTFLSLTGHRREDLVGVRRFVDLLAPGGRIYHETHFAPMLQMQGSAHEIAFDLLRADGSRLPVLVNSVLVRDDAGQPVTVRTAVFDATHRREYERQLLRAKVDAEAAQARAVALASTLQQTLVPPSAPVVPGLEVAAAYRPAGRVGAEVGGDFYDVFQVGEGDWVVAIGDVCGKGVQAAVVTALVRYTLRAAAVQHDAPSAALAVLNEVLLRHETDRFCTVGMVRLRQDSEGWLAAVGCGGHPLPLLRRADGSVSTAGARGTLLGVMATARTIDTEVRLGPGDSLLLLTDGVTEARREDEFFGDDRVVSVLAGSPASAAATVDGLLDQVLAFQVGSPRDDIAIVAVRVPD; this comes from the coding sequence GTGACGGCACAGCGCGAGGATGCGCTCCAGCGCTTCTACGGAGCGCTGCTCGAGGACGACGCCGAGCAGCTCTACGACAGCGCACCGTGCGGCTACCTCTCGACGATGCCCGACGGCACGGTGACCAAGGTCAACCAGACGTTCCTGTCGCTGACCGGGCACCGGCGGGAGGACCTGGTCGGCGTCCGCCGGTTCGTGGACCTGCTGGCACCGGGCGGGCGGATCTACCACGAGACGCACTTCGCGCCGATGCTGCAGATGCAGGGGTCCGCGCACGAGATCGCCTTCGACCTGCTGCGTGCCGACGGCTCGCGTCTGCCGGTGCTGGTCAACTCGGTGCTGGTCCGCGACGACGCGGGGCAGCCGGTCACGGTGCGGACGGCGGTCTTCGACGCGACGCACCGCCGGGAGTACGAGCGCCAGCTGCTCCGGGCCAAGGTCGACGCCGAGGCGGCCCAGGCCCGCGCGGTCGCGCTGGCCAGCACGCTGCAGCAGACGCTGGTCCCGCCGTCGGCCCCGGTGGTGCCCGGGCTGGAGGTCGCGGCGGCCTACCGGCCGGCCGGGCGGGTCGGCGCCGAGGTCGGCGGCGACTTCTACGACGTCTTCCAGGTCGGCGAGGGCGACTGGGTGGTTGCGATCGGCGACGTCTGCGGCAAGGGGGTGCAGGCCGCGGTGGTGACTGCCCTCGTCCGCTACACGCTGCGTGCGGCCGCTGTGCAGCACGACGCTCCGTCGGCCGCTCTCGCCGTGCTCAACGAGGTGCTGCTGCGGCACGAGACCGACCGGTTCTGCACGGTGGGCATGGTGCGGCTCCGGCAGGACTCTGAGGGTTGGCTGGCGGCGGTCGGCTGCGGCGGGCACCCGCTGCCGCTGCTCCGGCGGGCCGACGGCTCGGTCTCGACCGCCGGCGCGCGCGGCACCCTGCTCGGGGTGATGGCGACCGCGCGGACCATCGACACCGAGGTGAGGCTGGGCCCGGGCGACAGCCTGCTGCTGCTCACCGACGGGGTGACCGAGGCGCGCCGCGAGGACGAGTTCTTCGGCGACGACCGGGTCGTGTCGGTGCTGGCCGGCTCACCCGCCTCCGCCGCGGCGACGGTCGACGGGCTGCTGGACCAGGTGCTGGCCTTCCAGGTCGGCTCCCCGCGCGACGACATCGCCATCGTCGCCGTCCGCGTCCCCGACTGA
- a CDS encoding GntG family PLP-dependent aldolase: MIDLRSDTVTRPTREMRDAMAAALVGDDVYGEDPTVNELEERVATLLGHEAALFTPTGSMANQLGLRLLVRPGTELLCADDAHVVRAELGAAAALGGITTRTWSADHGRLDPDRVAGMARPDAGPHLVSTTVIAVENTHNFGGGAVVGVGEIERLRELTRPAGIALHLDGARLWNAHVASGVDLATYGRLCDTVSVGLSKGLGAPVGSLLAASAERVAEARVWRKRLGGGMRQVGVLAAAGLHALDHHVQRLADDHARARRLAETVAAAAPRAVDPEVVETNIVVVQTDDAAGVVARARAEGVLLSLLDPTHLRAVTHLDVDDDAVGAGAEVLARLLAG, translated from the coding sequence GTGATCGACCTGCGCAGCGACACGGTGACCCGGCCGACCCGCGAGATGCGCGACGCGATGGCGGCGGCCCTGGTGGGCGACGACGTCTACGGCGAGGACCCGACCGTCAACGAGCTCGAGGAGCGGGTGGCGACCCTGCTCGGCCACGAGGCGGCGCTCTTCACCCCCACCGGGTCGATGGCCAACCAGCTCGGGCTGCGGCTGCTGGTGCGTCCCGGCACCGAGCTGCTGTGCGCCGACGACGCCCACGTCGTGCGGGCCGAGCTCGGGGCGGCCGCGGCCCTGGGCGGGATCACCACCCGCACCTGGTCGGCCGACCACGGCCGTCTCGACCCGGACCGGGTCGCCGGCATGGCCCGCCCGGACGCCGGTCCTCACCTGGTCTCGACCACTGTGATCGCGGTGGAGAACACCCACAACTTCGGTGGCGGAGCGGTCGTCGGCGTCGGCGAGATCGAGCGGCTGCGCGAGCTGACCCGCCCCGCGGGCATCGCGCTGCACCTCGACGGTGCGCGGCTGTGGAACGCCCATGTCGCCAGCGGCGTCGACCTCGCGACGTACGGACGGCTCTGCGACACGGTCTCGGTCGGCCTGTCGAAGGGCCTGGGAGCGCCGGTGGGGTCCCTGCTGGCGGCGAGCGCCGAGCGGGTCGCGGAGGCCCGCGTCTGGCGCAAGCGGCTCGGCGGCGGGATGCGCCAGGTCGGCGTGCTCGCCGCGGCCGGGCTGCACGCGCTGGACCACCACGTGCAGCGGCTGGCTGACGACCACGCACGGGCCCGCCGGCTGGCCGAGACCGTCGCGGCCGCCGCACCCCGGGCCGTCGATCCGGAGGTCGTCGAGACCAACATCGTCGTCGTGCAGACCGACGACGCGGCCGGCGTGGTCGCGCGGGCGAGGGCGGAGGGCGTGCTGCTCAGCCTGCTCGACCCGACGCACCTGCGCGCGGTCACCCACCTCGACGTCGATGACGACGCGGTGGGCGCCGGCGCCGAGGTGCTCGCCCGGCTCCTCGCCGGCTAG
- a CDS encoding 6-phosphofructokinase translates to MRIGVLTGGGDCPGLNAVIRAVVRKGVTVYGHEFVGFRDGWRGPLEGLTRTLDVDAVRGILPRGGTILGSSRTNPFKVEGGVEKIEANLKDMGIDALVAIGGEDTLGVATRLHEHGVQVVGVPKTIDNDLNATDYTFGFDTAVNIAMEAIDRLHTTAESHHRALIVEVMGRHAGWIALHAGMAGGANVILIPEVPFDIDKVCAYVESRFESHYSPIIVVSEGATPAEGTMTLADGELDSFGHVRLGGIGQVLEKEIEKRTGKEARTTVLGHIQRGGTPTAFDRWLATRFGLHAIDAVEDGDWGKMVALNGTTIERVPLTDATTVLKLVEPHLYAEAETFFG, encoded by the coding sequence ATGCGAATCGGCGTGCTCACCGGTGGTGGCGACTGTCCCGGCCTGAACGCGGTCATCCGCGCTGTCGTGCGCAAGGGGGTCACGGTCTACGGGCACGAGTTCGTCGGCTTCCGGGACGGCTGGCGCGGCCCGCTCGAAGGGCTGACGCGGACGCTGGACGTCGACGCGGTCCGCGGCATCCTGCCCCGCGGCGGCACCATCCTCGGGTCCTCGCGCACCAACCCCTTCAAGGTCGAGGGCGGCGTCGAGAAGATCGAGGCCAACCTCAAGGACATGGGCATCGACGCGCTGGTCGCCATCGGCGGCGAGGACACCCTGGGCGTCGCGACCCGGCTGCACGAGCACGGCGTCCAGGTGGTCGGTGTGCCCAAGACCATCGACAACGACCTCAACGCCACCGACTACACCTTCGGCTTCGACACCGCGGTCAACATCGCGATGGAGGCCATCGACCGGCTGCACACGACGGCCGAGTCGCACCACCGGGCGCTGATCGTCGAGGTGATGGGTCGCCACGCCGGGTGGATCGCGCTGCACGCCGGCATGGCCGGCGGCGCCAACGTGATCCTGATCCCCGAGGTGCCCTTCGACATCGACAAGGTGTGCGCCTACGTCGAGTCGCGCTTCGAGAGCCACTACTCGCCGATCATCGTGGTGTCCGAGGGAGCGACGCCGGCCGAGGGCACGATGACCCTGGCCGACGGCGAGCTCGACTCCTTCGGCCACGTGCGGCTCGGCGGCATCGGGCAGGTGCTCGAGAAGGAGATCGAGAAGCGCACCGGCAAGGAGGCCCGGACCACGGTGCTCGGCCACATCCAGCGCGGTGGCACCCCCACCGCGTTCGACCGGTGGCTGGCGACCCGCTTCGGGCTGCACGCGATCGACGCGGTCGAGGACGGCGACTGGGGCAAGATGGTGGCGCTGAACGGCACCACGATCGAGCGGGTGCCCCTCACCGACGCCACCACGGTGCTCAAGCTGGTGGAGCCGCACCTCTACGCCGAGGCCGAGACCTTCTTCGGCTGA
- the aroF gene encoding 3-deoxy-7-phosphoheptulonate synthase gives MVVVMQPGASTEDVDAVVARVTSAGGEAFVSRGVTRTIIGLVGDVETFAGLNLRGMAGVADVMRVSAPYKLVSRIHHPQMSTVYVRGVPIGPDTFTLIAGPCAVETAQQTLEAAEMAKAAGATLLRGGAYKPRTSPYAFQGLGEAGLKILADVREATGLPVVTEVVDAHDVDLVSGYADMLQVGTRNMQNFGLLQAVGQSGKPVMLKRGMQATVEEWLMAAEYIAQRGNLDIVLCERGIRTFENATRNTLDVSAVPVSHDLSHLPVIVDPSHSGGRRDLVVPLSRAAIAVGADGIIVDVHPHPEQALCDGPQALVDDDLRALAAAVRQLPPLLGRRPAPASATAPA, from the coding sequence GTGGTCGTCGTCATGCAGCCCGGTGCGTCGACGGAGGACGTCGACGCCGTCGTCGCGCGAGTGACCTCCGCCGGCGGCGAGGCGTTCGTCAGCCGCGGGGTGACGCGGACCATCATCGGCCTGGTCGGCGACGTCGAGACCTTCGCCGGGCTCAACCTGCGTGGCATGGCCGGGGTCGCCGACGTGATGCGGGTCAGCGCGCCGTACAAGCTGGTCAGCCGCATCCACCACCCGCAGATGTCCACGGTCTACGTCCGGGGCGTGCCGATCGGGCCCGACACCTTCACGCTGATCGCCGGCCCGTGCGCCGTCGAGACGGCGCAGCAGACCCTCGAGGCCGCCGAGATGGCCAAGGCGGCCGGCGCGACCCTGCTCCGCGGCGGCGCGTACAAGCCGCGCACCTCCCCCTACGCCTTCCAGGGGCTGGGCGAGGCCGGCCTGAAGATCCTGGCCGACGTCCGCGAGGCGACCGGTCTGCCGGTCGTCACCGAGGTGGTCGACGCGCACGACGTCGACCTGGTCTCGGGCTACGCCGACATGCTCCAGGTGGGCACCCGCAACATGCAGAACTTCGGCCTGCTGCAAGCCGTCGGCCAGTCCGGCAAGCCGGTGATGCTCAAGCGGGGCATGCAGGCCACCGTCGAGGAGTGGCTGATGGCGGCGGAGTACATCGCCCAGCGGGGCAACCTCGACATCGTGCTGTGCGAGCGCGGGATCCGGACGTTCGAGAACGCCACCCGCAACACGCTCGACGTGAGCGCCGTACCGGTGTCGCACGACCTGTCGCACCTGCCCGTCATCGTCGACCCGTCGCACTCAGGCGGACGTCGCGACCTGGTCGTGCCGCTGTCGCGCGCGGCCATCGCGGTCGGCGCCGACGGCATCATCGTCGACGTGCACCCGCACCCGGAGCAGGCGCTGTGCGACGGGCCGCAGGCGCTCGTCGACGACGACCTGCGGGCCCTGGCCGCCGCCGTCCGCCAGCTGCCGCCCCTGCTGGGCCGACGTCCGGCCCCGGCGTCGGCGACCGCCCCTGCGTGA
- a CDS encoding DUF1028 domain-containing protein, translated as MTFSVVGRQGDGVGVAVASRFLAVGAMVPAARAGVGAVATQSYANLAYRADGLELLAEGGTSHQVLDRLTAADDGRDQRQAGVVGATGDGATFTGSGCHDWAGGRAGDGYAVQGNILVGPEVVDAMERAWLAGSTTGDALPERLLATLAAGDQAGGDRRGRQSAALVVVRPDGGYGGDDTEVDLRVDDHPSPVSELRRLLELHRLYFGKPDPATLLPLEGEVAAEVARRLDALGYRSLEDWAGVENFEERMVDGHIDPLVLDRLRAASS; from the coding sequence ATGACGTTCTCAGTCGTCGGACGACAGGGGGACGGGGTCGGGGTCGCCGTCGCGTCGAGGTTCCTGGCGGTCGGGGCGATGGTGCCCGCCGCGCGGGCCGGCGTCGGCGCGGTCGCGACCCAGTCCTACGCCAACCTCGCCTACCGCGCGGACGGCCTCGAGCTGCTCGCCGAGGGCGGTACGTCGCACCAGGTGCTCGACCGGCTCACCGCCGCCGACGATGGCCGCGACCAGCGGCAGGCCGGCGTCGTCGGCGCGACCGGTGACGGCGCCACCTTCACCGGCAGCGGCTGCCACGACTGGGCCGGCGGGCGGGCCGGCGACGGGTACGCGGTCCAGGGCAACATCCTCGTCGGCCCCGAGGTCGTCGACGCGATGGAGCGGGCCTGGCTGGCCGGGTCGACGACCGGCGATGCGCTGCCCGAGCGGCTGCTCGCGACCCTCGCTGCCGGTGACCAGGCCGGCGGGGACCGCCGCGGCCGGCAGAGCGCCGCGCTCGTCGTCGTACGTCCCGACGGTGGCTACGGCGGCGACGACACCGAGGTCGACCTGCGCGTCGACGACCACCCGTCGCCGGTCTCCGAGCTGCGCCGGCTGCTCGAGCTGCACCGGCTGTACTTCGGCAAGCCCGACCCGGCGACGCTGCTGCCCCTCGAGGGCGAGGTCGCAGCAGAGGTGGCGCGGCGGCTCGACGCCCTCGGCTACCGCAGCCTCGAGGACTGGGCCGGCGTCGAGAACTTCGAGGAGCGGATGGTCGACGGCCACATCGACCCGCTGGTCCTCGACAGGCTGCGGGCGGCGAGCTCGTGA
- a CDS encoding alpha/beta hydrolase: MEIRRRHNVTETGPPDGQPMLFAHGFGCDQHMWRFVAPRFADRFRVVTFDHVGAGGSDLTAYDIERYSTLDGYAQDVVEICRDLGLRDVVYVGHSVSAMIGVLAVRQAPELFARLVLVGPSPRYVDDLDDGYVGGFSEEDIAGLLESLESNYLGWSGAMAPVIMGNSDVPELGAELTESFCRTDPEIARRFARVTFLSDNRADLAEVTVPTLVLQCTEDVIAPMSVGEYVVEHMPDASLVVLDATGHCPNLSAPDATTAAIDEFVSGASPARSATA, translated from the coding sequence GTGGAGATTCGGCGTCGGCACAACGTCACAGAGACCGGCCCGCCGGACGGTCAGCCGATGCTGTTCGCCCACGGGTTCGGCTGCGACCAGCACATGTGGCGCTTCGTGGCCCCCCGGTTCGCCGACCGGTTCCGGGTCGTAACGTTCGACCACGTCGGCGCCGGCGGGAGCGACCTGACGGCGTACGACATCGAGCGGTACTCCACCCTCGACGGCTACGCCCAGGACGTCGTCGAGATCTGCCGGGACCTCGGTCTGCGCGACGTGGTCTACGTCGGCCACTCGGTGTCGGCGATGATCGGCGTCCTCGCCGTCCGGCAGGCGCCCGAGCTCTTCGCGCGGCTGGTGCTCGTCGGGCCGTCGCCGCGCTACGTCGACGACCTCGACGACGGCTACGTGGGCGGGTTCAGCGAGGAGGACATCGCCGGGCTGCTCGAGTCGCTCGAGAGCAACTACCTCGGCTGGTCGGGTGCGATGGCCCCGGTGATCATGGGCAACTCCGACGTGCCCGAGCTCGGCGCGGAGCTGACCGAGAGCTTCTGTCGCACCGACCCCGAGATCGCCCGGCGCTTCGCCCGGGTCACCTTCCTCTCCGACAACCGGGCCGACCTCGCCGAGGTGACGGTGCCGACCCTCGTCCTGCAGTGCACCGAGGACGTCATCGCTCCGATGTCCGTCGGCGAGTACGTCGTCGAGCACATGCCCGACGCCTCACTGGTGGTGCTCGACGCGACCGGGCACTGCCCCAACCTCTCGGCGCCCGACGCCACCACCGCCGCCATCGACGAGTTCGTGAGCGGGGCGAGCCCGGCGCGGTCGGCGACCGCGTGA
- a CDS encoding winged helix DNA-binding domain-containing protein: MNVSRSDVLGLRVRAQQLDRDGGGTVADTALLDIGAQDTGPDGALWALAVRGLTDVDAKDLVWLWTLRGAPHAYRRSDVGSVAAAVAPWSDADAAKRIFDASKPLKAAGIGTVDALDTVAAEMRRIVTRPTVKGEVSTRLTALLPEPYLRWCNPCQATHPHELPFRLAAVRAGLELQQGTSPPVLQRVRGFRAAGQADARHELVRIYLRLFGPSTPQLVAGFLDAPVTDVKARWPDDVVEVDLDGQRRWVLADEVDLLEAPPSTTRLLGPYDLYLQGKDRPLLVNDPARAKALWPVIGRPGVVLVDGEVAGSWRPRTRGGRLRLEVVLWSARRTARAGVADQAERLAAHRGVGLAGVDVS; the protein is encoded by the coding sequence ATGAACGTCTCGCGCTCCGACGTCCTCGGGCTGCGGGTGCGCGCCCAGCAGCTCGACCGCGACGGCGGCGGCACGGTCGCCGACACCGCCCTTCTCGACATCGGCGCGCAGGACACCGGCCCGGACGGTGCGCTGTGGGCGCTGGCCGTACGCGGCCTCACCGACGTCGACGCGAAGGACCTGGTCTGGCTCTGGACGCTGCGCGGTGCCCCGCACGCCTACCGGCGCTCCGACGTGGGGTCGGTCGCGGCGGCCGTCGCACCGTGGTCGGACGCCGACGCGGCCAAGCGCATCTTCGACGCCAGCAAGCCGCTCAAGGCCGCCGGCATCGGCACCGTCGACGCGCTCGACACGGTGGCCGCGGAGATGCGCCGCATCGTGACGAGGCCGACGGTCAAGGGCGAGGTGTCGACCCGGCTGACGGCGCTCCTGCCGGAGCCCTATCTGCGGTGGTGCAACCCCTGTCAGGCCACCCACCCCCACGAGCTGCCGTTCCGGCTGGCGGCGGTGCGGGCGGGGCTCGAGCTGCAGCAAGGCACGTCGCCGCCGGTGCTCCAGCGGGTGCGCGGGTTCCGGGCGGCCGGCCAGGCGGATGCCCGGCACGAGCTGGTGAGGATCTACCTCCGGCTCTTCGGCCCCTCGACGCCGCAGCTGGTGGCCGGCTTCCTCGACGCCCCGGTCACCGACGTCAAGGCACGCTGGCCCGACGACGTCGTCGAGGTCGACCTGGACGGCCAGCGGCGCTGGGTGCTGGCCGACGAGGTCGACCTGCTGGAGGCACCGCCGTCGACCACCCGTCTGCTGGGGCCGTACGACCTCTACCTGCAGGGCAAGGACCGGCCGCTGCTGGTGAACGATCCGGCTCGTGCGAAGGCGCTGTGGCCGGTCATCGGGCGCCCCGGCGTCGTGCTGGTCGACGGGGAGGTCGCGGGCAGCTGGCGGCCGCGGACGAGGGGCGGGCGGCTGCGGCTCGAGGTCGTGCTGTGGTCGGCCCGCCGGACCGCCAGGGCAGGCGTCGCCGACCAGGCCGAGCGGCTCGCGGCGCACCGCGGCGTCGGCCTGGCCGGCGTCGACGTCAGCTGA
- a CDS encoding glycerol kinase, which produces MSVLAIDAGTTGVTCLVVDEEARVVSRGYEEFPQHFPRPGWVEHEPEEIWQATLAAARQALAGQQVTAVGITNQRETAVLWDRRTLAAPRRAVVWQDRRSAAVCDRLRDAGHEDRVRELTGLRFDPYFTGTKLTWLAEHDPTAWAGVTDGSTAVGTVDSYLVARLTGGARHVTDASNASRTLLYDIDQGGWSDELCDLLSVPRAALPEVVASWGEVGRTTPDAFLGLGLPVAGIAGDQQAALFGQACFAPGESKCTYGTGSFVLVNTGPDVVRSDAGLLTTVAWQAPSGDLTYALEGAIFVTGSAVQWLRDGLGIIGAAPESEALARTVPDSGGVVFVPALTGLGAPDWDPAARGTIVGITRGTTRAHLARATLEAIAFEVRDVVELLPDVTTLRVDGGAAANELLLQLQADTLAMPVERPAVLETTGLGAALLAGIGTGVWSSTDELASTWRVDATFEPGTPAEGATTYEQWRRAVDRAKGWAAD; this is translated from the coding sequence GTGAGCGTCCTGGCGATCGACGCCGGCACCACCGGGGTCACCTGCCTGGTGGTCGACGAGGAGGCCCGGGTGGTGTCCCGCGGCTACGAGGAGTTCCCGCAGCACTTCCCCCGGCCCGGCTGGGTCGAGCACGAGCCTGAGGAGATCTGGCAGGCGACCCTGGCGGCCGCCCGGCAGGCGCTGGCCGGCCAGCAGGTGACGGCCGTCGGCATCACCAACCAGCGCGAGACCGCGGTGCTGTGGGACCGGCGCACCCTCGCCGCGCCCCGCCGCGCCGTCGTCTGGCAGGACCGCCGGTCGGCCGCGGTCTGCGACCGGCTGCGCGACGCCGGCCACGAGGACCGGGTCCGTGAGCTGACCGGCCTGCGCTTCGACCCTTACTTCACCGGCACCAAGCTGACCTGGCTGGCCGAGCACGACCCGACGGCCTGGGCCGGCGTCACCGACGGCTCGACGGCCGTCGGCACCGTCGACTCCTATCTGGTGGCCCGGCTGACCGGCGGTGCCCGGCACGTGACCGACGCGTCCAACGCGTCGCGCACCCTGCTCTACGACATCGACCAGGGCGGGTGGAGCGACGAGCTGTGCGACCTGCTGTCCGTGCCGCGGGCCGCGCTGCCCGAGGTCGTCGCGTCGTGGGGCGAGGTCGGCCGGACGACGCCCGACGCGTTCCTCGGGCTCGGGCTGCCGGTGGCAGGCATCGCGGGCGACCAGCAGGCGGCGCTGTTCGGCCAGGCCTGCTTCGCCCCCGGCGAGTCCAAGTGCACCTACGGCACCGGGTCGTTCGTGCTCGTCAACACCGGCCCTGACGTCGTACGCAGCGATGCCGGTCTGCTGACGACCGTCGCGTGGCAGGCGCCGTCCGGCGACCTGACCTACGCCCTAGAGGGCGCGATCTTCGTGACCGGGTCGGCCGTGCAGTGGCTGCGCGACGGGCTCGGCATCATCGGCGCCGCCCCGGAGTCCGAGGCGCTGGCCCGGACGGTGCCCGACTCGGGCGGGGTGGTCTTCGTGCCGGCACTGACCGGGCTCGGCGCCCCGGACTGGGACCCGGCGGCGCGCGGGACCATCGTGGGCATCACCCGAGGCACCACCCGGGCCCATCTCGCGCGGGCCACGCTCGAGGCGATCGCCTTCGAGGTGCGCGACGTCGTCGAGCTTCTGCCCGACGTCACCACGCTGCGCGTCGACGGCGGGGCCGCCGCCAACGAGCTGCTGCTGCAGCTGCAGGCCGACACCCTCGCGATGCCGGTCGAGCGACCGGCGGTGCTCGAGACCACCGGCCTCGGGGCGGCTCTCCTGGCCGGGATCGGTACCGGGGTGTGGTCCTCGACCGACGAGCTCGCCTCGACCTGGCGGGTGGACGCGACCTTCGAGCCGGGGACACCGGCGGAGGGCGCCACCACCTACGAGCAGTGGCGCCGGGCGGTGGACCGGGCGAAAGGATGGGCCGCCGACTGA